One Thunnus thynnus chromosome 21, fThuThy2.1, whole genome shotgun sequence DNA segment encodes these proteins:
- the smpx gene encoding small muscular protein has translation MSKPSSNVKALQANLNIPMGALRPGAGHPVKRREETVDTEEAHSPEQQRDAPQTPEEKKALPGAVKLPGPAVNLSELQNVKSELRWVTKD, from the exons ATGTCCAAACCATCGTCCAACGTTAAGGCCCTTCAG GCTAATTTGAACATCCCGATGGGAGCTCTGCGTCCAGGGGCGGGACATCCTGtcaagaggagagaggagacagtagACACAGAGGAG gCTCATTCGCCAGAGCAGCAGAGGGATGCTCCCCAGACGCCGGAGGAAAAGAAGGCGTTGCCGGGTGCAGTGAAACTGCCTGGGCCTGCCGTTAACCTATCAGAGCTGCAGAACGTCAAGAGCGAACTACGATGGGTCACCAAGGATTAA